The region cacttcccttaacaactttctttccttaactcgaatgtctttggaaatcttaattaggatcgtcaaatactatttcttacttgtccaaaccccttatacatcatacccctcactcgtctattcactgtacgctaacggggaatttttttcgaggtgtaacaaaaatgcgtcagtacgaaatatgtactgagtatataaggcgaTAAGCATAAACCtaacataagcataagagataTAAATAACAAGAGTGGAGATATAGGGGCAACCTGAAACTCTGAACGAGGACACTGAGGGCGACCATAACCATGACATAAATGCAAATGTATGCCcgtaaaatcattcctcactatggaggcatatatcatatcatataacaataataaatcctGTGGtagctcatcatcataacatcatctctgcccaactgatcagtggcaatgcacatctacgtgcctacCCGACCACCTACAacacggctcggtaaagaaagaaatacatctaggtgcacagctacgtgcctacccggccgcctacaacacggctcggagaaagaaaaaacatgtctggtgcacatataagtgcctacccggccgactatagcgcggctcggtaatgaaaataaatgcatatatataagtgcaatgaAAGACTGACCTCAGAAGAAATATCATGGAAAAAGTCGGGGTGACCTATCGTCATTATCCTCCGACTATCATTATTGTCGCTACGTTTATCATTATTTGATCATTAGGACaaagaagtaaaagtacaaggaaatatcttgttatgaattattcacGAAGCCAAAAGTTAGCCAAACTCTTATGAAATATGATCGACACAACTTTTATCGGAAAGAGTGTGCTAACGAGAGGTTCGTCACCTTGGAGCAATAGACAAGAAGATAAGAATTAACTCAATTAAGGGAAGTACAATCAACTCAACTTTGATGTGAAGAGTACCATAACTAATATCATTCCTCATTCGATAAACAAGAGGGATACGAAATGTGAAAGGTGCTTCAATACAAGTtattcatgagaaaagggtaagcttaaccATTTTGGGACATAATCGACACAAGTTGAACGGAAAGCCTTTTAATCGATAGCCAAAAGGAGAAGTGGACCATAATTTGGTACAAGTCATAGATGAGTATGTGTTAGCTCAATTATCATGGAACGCGATCGATCCAAGTTAGCGGAACAATTTTTCAATGAAAGGTCATTTGAAATCTAGTCATGCCACAAAGAGAATAGAAAGCCCTACATATCTCATCGATGGAGTTATATACATTTTCTCGAGTCCTCGAACGTCTTACGAATGATTTCTTACATCATATGACCAATATGGGATCAATTCCAAGTTCATAGCTTATGGAAATACTCAATGAGACATTTCGTCAAACAACTTGTGGGCGTAAGTTCGTAGGGTCATTTGttgttcaatttcttcattcAAGACTACCATATTTCTTCTCCTTTACTCCTACTCTTCCTTATCAATCCATCCATACCTTCACAGCTCCAAGAAAATACATTTAAACCACATAAATCAGCTCAAccaatcaatttcatccataCTAGTTCGTATGGTTCATATACATGGGATTTCCTCCAAATTGCTTAGATTAAACACTTGGAGAATCATAAGGAGATGATTAAGAggataaaacataccttagattcCCAGAATCAATCCAAAGCAGAGATTTCTCAAGTTGAATATTTCTTTCGAAAAGCGAAACAACAAAGAAACGACGATTCTACGATTACCACGTGATTCCTTACGTTAAAGTTACTTGATTAGCCTTGCTTATGATTGATGGAGAAATGTTTGAGAGAGTATAGGGTTTGTTCTTTGAAGAGAAATGAGGTTCCAATCTGATTTGTGGGTCTTttatataaaaaggaataaGCTGCCACCGACCTAGAGCACTGTTCCTGCGACAGTTTATGTCTCTGGACGGAAatgcgaatatctctctactccgatgtcgtatcgacgaacgAAAAAATGCTTTGGAAACTGGACTCGTAGACCTTAGATTGGTAGGTGGATCACCCCGTAACTCTAAGtagattgagagaaaagctcCGAGACATCGACCCAATTTCggtgaaatttacaaacttaacttgcgacgcctctgtcgactttcgtattacaactcgtttgacttccaaacttaacaagagaccattatacaattcaaatacttcatatcatTACTTGCTTAGCATGTGgagctgtcacaccccaacttttgatagggcatgatgggcacccgacccttacttagggccgagcgaacccgctggttctcgttatactcataatcttactggactcttaaatcatgaaatgagtgcagaatgaaagcttttcaaaaacatgcttttcgtcttcctcaaatcaagtaaaatctgtaatcatatgaaatttgtaacataatgcataatgatacatcggcttacagagccgcttacaagaccgacatgttatacacgtgactctgtctgcaaagtctctaacataaatcaagataccataacatagatactctgactcggcaacactccggaaggaaatggagctcgccaatccagctggaacatcttctactaacatcctctactcatctgtttacacctgcgtggcatgaaatgcagcatccacaagaagggaagttagtacgaacaatgtactaagtatgtaaggcatgaataacaacataatatagatatggaaggtaacatggaataagagagataacctgtacatctggatgcctcataaggcggatgtcatgcatgcttagcttttaaaaaaaaacttttcttacatgcatatgtataatatcatcatcataacgtactcggccttttcaggactcggtgtgtaacgtaccggcccttttgggactcggtgtgtaaaaTGCCGGccactttcgggactcggtgtgtaacgtacccggccctttcgggactcggtatgTAACGTACCCGGACCTTTCGGGACTCTGTGTGTAGCGtgcccggccctttcgggactcggtgtgtagcGTGCCcgccctttcgagactcggtgtgtaataccagCGATcggtggttgcacaataggtgccgtaccctgccgactatagcgcggctcggtgtgagaaaatacatacatatatataaagcatgcatgagagcccaatcaaagccacaactatatcggagtgacgtaaggtcggtagcctccgattatattatggaataatcatcattgctctatctcaccttgaaggaacaattattataaggcgagatcaacaacaatgaataaaaatcaagaaaatcatgaaaataactcaacattttcatatttacattgaaatcataagcttgggacttttaaatatgaaatcatcatcatcgtcgtaatcatcatagaaacattctcgtctttagcatcgtcattaacattgtaaaaacatgtccgttgttgttgtcataaaagcttatagaatcataaatctttgactcggaaaatagggacattttggaaaatatttatggattatcaagaaagaagtcatgcctttgaatcataaactctatgaatcatgaatttctagcttttgagaataagaatattcttggaaaacatttatggattcacataaagggatcatgggacattttgaaaacacctattggattcataagaaaggaatcatgcctttagaagaaagggactagccttaacatacctttggagCTTACTCTCCGACTTTCCAACTTGCTTCTGTCGCGCGATTTATTTAGGATCGTTCGtcatctcataatctacataggcaaccattcgtattatcattaggctcattgtcacactcttatcttaagcctctaaataaattccttttaagGTCTGCCGAAATTcagacagcatctcccctatttatatgcctaacccgaattctcaataccaacaatcaacaaccaataacaacaacgaaacaacaacaacctcattactaccaaaatattccatcaaatactccacatgatattttctccaactcctccacaaacgaattcgctacataattattccataaatttatctccgtaaataagccttaaatgataccaaaagagaaagattcataccttgcttccgctaataccgcgatatctccaatacttgccttactcccaagccacaaattcaccgtaacacaatattataagcgtAACTATACGCCGGCGGAACCCGAATCcggagatttttacttaactcgcgttgaaatttaatggagggaaggttggagaactctctagaatttttgggaaatatttttgggctggtttcttggctgaaaatgagggttaAACCCCTTTATATTGTTGCTCAAAGTCATCTTGTAGCGATTCTTGTTCACCGCCTTATCGTAGCGATCTTGTTCatcgcggaaattatttcgagacctaaaacttttatacaccgatctctttatttgcatacttggatatgtccaaaactccatacgatctgtataacttattcaacatcccaaacttagcaaaacttattttatttttttattccgattcgtttaacctccaaccttcgcggcacttacttatcacttgttgaacataacataaacacttataacttcaaacataatcctgtcctttgagcttatgtgactaacctatgatgcaacttaacacacgaaaatacgggatgtaacaggagcactcctaatctcaccaaaaagtacaagttatcgtattcccaacttgccgacttttgacgaaactcatgcttctttgattcattcaccctccaaatcttccgccacttactaatattatttataaactcttgtaaccatttttattaataaaatcaatcccttttatcctcaacaaaatttctttttgaacttacgtcgactaactcatgatgcgactttaacgtgcgaaaatccgaggtgtaacagatttGGTGAATAAATGGAACTTAGTTGATTAATTAGTTACTATTTGCTTCCATTTGGTAATATTCTACCAATTAGTATGTGCCCAAGCTGCCCTGAACACCACcattgtaaaaagaaaaaggttatGTCAGTTAGTTGCAAGTGAATATAGGAAAAGATCACTGCTTTGTCAATTAGTGCccctcaaattattatttttactagTCCATTCACCAGTTGTTCTTTATTTAAGAATTGTGACATATCTATGTTTTGGGTCCCTCGATGATTCAATCAAGATTGATTCTTTCCTGTTTTCACAATAATAGTAGTTTATTTTGATCTCCATACCATTTTGGATATGTCTTTATCTACCCTTCATCAAAAGCACATGCATGTTGGATTATCTGAGTACTATTTGGTGCATATTGCTATATGCATCTAAATTCTAATATTTAATCAATCATTGATCACAAGTTGCCATTGCCGTTGCTTCTTTTAGACAAGCTATTCATGCATTTACTCTTGTAATCTTAAGTAATAAAGATTTGTTGTACCAAACAAGTACTAAACACTGACAGAATTGATTCAACTAGTTTTAAGATAAAGCATCAGacatttttatcttcatttGTTGTATGAGGTTAGGCTAGTTTTACTTCTTATGTTCCGGTTCATTTCTATATCTACTGGTAGAATATTACTTGAGATATTCTAACAATAAGTTTGAGAGTGACtgttttttaaaagttatgcagAAGCAATATGGAAGACGAAAAGAAGCTGTGCCTTCCTTTAAGCTAAATATTAATAGCACAAGTTTATTTTGTATATTAGATAAAACAGTGAAATGCATATTCTGCCGTTTCAGTAGACtctaatttaaaatttcaaagtaCTAATAGGctttcgagagtcaaacaaaAGTTAGAAATTTTAAGCACattttaaatgttgatattttcttgaactttcccTAAGATGTGAATTAACAGAAGGATTTACATTCTGTTCAGTCAAAATGCTTCATTCTTACTGGTATTTGAGTGTCTTATTCAACTCTTTCTTGTCTCCACCCTACACTGCCTTGTTGCAAAAATGAATTGGAAGAAAAGCCTATATATCATGTACTACAACAGAATCTGTTGTTTCTCAATATTagggaattgaggtatcgggttCAAGCCCTGGGTATGGAGTCGCTTTTGTTAGGGAGTTACCCCTCCGATGTGGGACTTCTTCGCGCGAATCTGGATTTAGTTCGGCTCTAATGCGGGTACCGAGCACGGGGTGGAAAACCATAAAAAAGAGGTTAGTGAAATGCTGATATATTGGCTTAAACAAGTCTTGCATTGTTATACTGAACTGGACATAGAGTGACAAGAAAATATATCCAAAAAATCCAGGGAAGTTAGGATTGCAGTAATCTATGAACTAGTAAACTTCTAACCTACAAATATACATGATGGTACAGATTGAAGAACTATACTTCTGCGCTCCTTTATTAATTGGTGATGACATTTAAGTGAGAAGTGATATAGAGAAATTCAGTCTCGCTACATGGGATAGTAAGGCCCCCCGTTGGATAATCAAATAGGTATTCCTCCTCTGCATGCCTCAACAAGTCTTGAAACGAAGGATGCTTCAAGCAAGAGACAGGAACCACAAATCTATGCTTATTATTGGAGCATCATTATCTAGATGTCGTTTATCATTGTTAGGAGTCTTTTATATTTATCCTTATGTCGTTTATGCTTATCTCTTAGCTTTATCCTTTAGTATAGATTAGTCTCGAGAGTTCTCTTTTAGTTAGAATAGTATTCTTAGGAACAACGTGTATTTAAGCTCATTCAAACATTCAATAATACACACAGTTTTTCCATAGCTTCTTCAAGCTCTTATATGGTATCACAGCCAACACAACTCTAACGAGTACGatccaactttattttttttttcctctccaaCATACTCAGATGGGTACCAAcggcaacaacaacaatttcagAGTTGTCAATGCTGACAACACAACTGGTACCAACATCATTATTCAGTTCAATCCTGCTTCCCAATTACCCATCAAACTTAGCGGTGGCCATAACTTTGCCACCTGGAAAGCTCAATTTTCCATGCTTATGTGTGGCTACAATCTTTTCGGTCATCTTGATGGGACCACTCCGGCCCCGAGTCGCACTATCACCCTTGGCACAAACACATCTCCCAATCCTGCTTTTTTACCTTGGTTCCGTCAGGACCAACTCATTCAGAACGCCCTTATGGCCTCTGTTGAACCCACCATTGCCTCCACTGTTGCTGCAGCCGACTCGGCTAAAACGGCTTGGGACGCCTTGCATACCACCTATGCAAATAGGTCTCAAACCAGGGTCTTCAGCCTGCGTGATCAACTTGCCCGCATCACTAAAGACTCTCGCTCCATCACCGAATATCTTCAAACTATTCGGTCCCTCTCAGATGAGTTAGCCACTGCGGGTGCCCCTATGTCCAACCCTGAACTCATCGTCAAAATACTCAGTGGTCTAGGCCCTGAGTTTCGTGAGATCTCTGCTGCCATTCGTGCACGTGACACAAATGTAACCTATGAGGAATTGTTTGAAAAATTCTTTGGATCATGAACTCTTCCTCCGTCACGAGGATGCTAAGAAACTATCCACCCCCATCATCGCGTTAGCGGTTGCCACAAATACAAATTATCGCAACAATCGCGGGCGGAACAATAATTTCCGGAGAATGGGCGTTTTAATTCACGCTCTAATACTCAACCACGGCAAACTTACCAAACACGAGCCCAAATACCGTTGTTCGTCGCCAACTATGTAACAGATTGGCCACACCGCCAATGTTTGCCGCTCTAAATCCCACGACCACCTTCGGCCTTCGCCAACTATCCGCCGGATTCAATGCTTCCACCAACCCTTGGGTAGTCGACTCAGGAGCCACTCACCACATCACAACGGAGCCGCACAACCTAAAACCGTATAACGGTAACGAGGACGTCTCCATGGGTGATGATAACAAAATTCCCATTTCACACACTGGTTCTACTCAATTAAATGCATCAAATAATGTTTTTAAACTAACCGACACTTTGTGTGCCCCATCCATTAAGCGCAAGCTTATCTCTGTTTCCAAATTTTGTCAAGATAACCTAAAGTCTATTGAATTTTTCccctttgatttttttgtgaAGGATCTGAAAACGCGCAAACCGTTGGTGCACGGCCGGAACAACAATGGACTGTATGAGTGGCCTGTCTCACATCCCCAAGCTCACATGTCCGTCTCATCCACTCCCTCACCACTTGGCATCAACGACCGGGTCACCCCCACTCTAGAGTTCTTAggtttattttaaataaattctcGCTACCATTTCACGAGCAAGACAATTTTTCTCATTGTAATTCCCGCTTTATCTAATAAAGCCCATCGGCATCCATTTAGCAAATTAACTTTGTGTAGCTCTAAACCGCTTCAAATTATTTTCAGTGACTTATGGGGGCCATCACCAGTTTTATCTCTCGACAAAAAATTGTATTACTGTATTTTTGTTGATCAATTTACCAAATACACTTGGCTTTACACTCTAAAGAATAAAAGTGAAGTTAAagaactttttcaaaaattccatCCTCTGATGGAAAAACACTTTGACACCAAAATTTTATCACTTTACACTGATGGCGGAGGAGAGTATAAAAGTCTTGATTCTTATCTCTCTCTTCACGGCATTGAACACCTTTCTACCCCACCCTATACGCCCCAACGAGTTGCCCTTGCGGAGCGTCGACATCGTCATATCGTCGAAACTGCAAGAACAATCTTACATGAGGCGTCTCTTCCACCCCAGTTTTGGTCTTTTGCGTGTCATCATGCGCCGTCTACCTCATTAACCGTTTGCCAACTTCTCAGTTAGATAATCAATCCCCGTTCCACCGATTACTTGGAAAACCACCTGATTACAGTTCCCTGCGAATTTTTGGTTGCTTATGCTATCCATGGCTTAAACCCTACTCCAAAAACAAACTCGAACCCAGATCCACACCATGTGTCTATCTCGGATTCTCATTATCCCACCATTGTCACAACTCCGTGTTTTGATCCAAATACTTCTAAGGTTTATTTATCCCGCGATGTAAGGTTTGTTGAGaataattttccttttaaaactTTGTTCTCCAATATTACATTTAAGCGTTCTAACTTGGAACGGATCGATACTACAATTACTAATTCTTGCAAAATCCCCCTTCCCTTCCCATTATTCCGATTCTGCCCCAACCCTCAATATTGACGTACCCAAGTAAAATATTGTGTCCCAATCCACCGCGTCTTCTCCGGCAGCCTCCCTCCTCCAACTCTACCTCGCAGCCCAAGTTTTTCGAGTCTCCACCGGCGGATGAAACAATTTCGCAGCCTTTGCGTACTTCTTCTTCGTGTAAgactctctctctccctctcctaCTACAATTCCTAATTCCCTTAACCTAAATTTCGGTCCATCCCCAATTCTACCTTCATCTATACAACCCCAATCCCCACCTATAAATACGTCCACACCCATAGCCAAACCTACAACCGCTCCACAACCCCACTCTTAGTATATCAACGTAGAAATCCTCCCCCATTACCATCCATGGCTTCACGCCAACTCGCCCTGCAACCGCCGCCCGAACTCGGCCCCATCCTCGCCTCACCGTCCGTCTCCCGCAAACCGTGTTGTTACTAGGTCCCGTAACAACATCGAAACCTAAACAAATCTTTGATTACCTAGCCAACTTGACCCCCATTATCACACCCAATACTGTGAAACAAGCACAAAAATACCCCGAGTGGCGCGAAGCGATGAAACATGAACTTGATGCTTTAATGAAAAACCGGACTTGGGAACTTGTTCCACATGATCCCTCTAAAAATATTGTGGCTTGTAAGTGGCTTTTCAGGATCAAAAGGAAAGCAGATGGTTCCGTTGATCGCTACAAGGCGCGGCTGGTTGCGAAGGGCTTTACTCAGAGACCCGGAATTGACTTTCATGCTACTTTCAGCCCTGTTGTCAAACCTACCACAGTGCGCATCATCCTGTCCATTGCTCTTCGCTTTCCCGGCCGCTTCGTCAACTTGACGTCAATAATGCCTTCCTTCAAGGCGACCTTGATGAGGAAGTGTACATGATGCGACTCTCCGGATTTGCCGCAGACAAGGTAAATCCTTCTCACATGTGTAAGCCGCGCAAGGCCATTTATGGCCTCGAAACAAGCACCTCGAGCTTGGTACACCGCGCTTAAGGGTCATCTCGCTCTCAACGGGCTTCATCAAGACGAACCGATAGCTCCTTATTTGTTCGACATGGTCTCGGCGATATCACGTTCCTTCtggtttatgttgatgatatcatCGTCACTGGCAGTAACACTACTAGTGTGAATCATGTTATTTCCTCTCTTGCTGCTCGGTTTTCGATAAAAGACCTTGGGAATCTCACATTTTTCCTGGGTGTTGAGGTCATTCGGAATTCCCATGGCTTTGTGCTCTCACAAGCTAACTATGTCAATGAAATCCGAATGACGAACTCATGTCCGATCGCAAAAGTGCCAAAACTCCTATGAGTGCAACCGAGGTGCTCAAACGCAATGATGGAGCCAAGTTGATGACGGTACTCGCTATCGTCGAGTTATTGGCAAGCTCCAATACCTCTCTTTCACCTGGCGGGACATAGCTTATCTTCGTTAATAAGCTCTCTCAATTTATGCAAGCACCATCTCGAACTTCTCGGAAAACCGTCAAAAGAGTGCTCGGATATCTTTGTGGTACAAGCGAATTTGGCCTCCGTGTATCTCCGGATGTCGATCTCAATCTCCATATGTACCGATGCCGATGGGTCGGTGATCTCGATGACAGAGCTCCACCTCTAGGTATATCTTGTTCTTGGCCAAAACCCAATTAGTTGGTGCTCACGAAAGCAACGGATCGTAGCTCGCTCTTCCACGCAGGCCGAATATGAGCCGTGGCCCATGCCCTGCCGAAACACTCGGGTGCACAACTTGCTGATTGAGTTGCGTCTAAAGCCACTGGAAGTTCCGACAATTTATTGTGACAACATTGGTGTCACCTTCTTGAGCAAGAACCCTAACATGTTGAGGTGGATTTCCACTTTGTGCGCAAGAATGTTGAACACAACAGAGTTCGCATAGTCCATGTCCATGGTGCTGACCAGCTAGCTGATACCCTCACCAAAGCACTTGCCAAACCAGCGTTCGACCACAACTTGTTCAAGCTAGGCTTAGCAACACCTCGCCTAACTTGAGGGGGGCATATTGGAGCATCATTATCTAGATGTCGTTTATCATTGTTAGGAGTCTTTTATATTTATCCTTATGTCGTTTATGCTTATCTCTTAGCTTTATCCTTTAGTATAGATTAGTCTCTAGAGTTCTCTTTTAGTTAGAATAGTATTCTTAGGAACAACGTGTATTTAAGCTCATTCAAACATTCAATAATACACACAGTTTTTCCATAGCTTCTTCAAGCTCTTATACTTATTATTATGGTTTTCTCCAACATAAACTGCCATGTGACCCTTCGGAACATCTGTTAACTTTGTCGATGTTGATGAAGTGGTTGCAGTTGATCCTCGCCGCAGAAGAATATTGTGTTTAGCATGATGAAAGATTGTCTTGAGATGATTCCTCATGATCGATAAACTTCTCTTCAACTTTTATGTGGTAAGAGTGCTGGAAGaaattgaaaacaaactttaatTGATATGTAGTGTGAAGAAAGAGGCTTATGGTTTTTGCAAAGGAGTTCTCTGACTTATATGTATGGGGATTCGTCAGAGAAGTTTGTTCATTAATTATTTGTAGTAGCATTAATCATCTGTAGTAGCATCCCAACAGTGTGGGACCAAAATTATCACTAAGAATGTATGCCAGCATACTCGATTGCTTTACATTACTGGAGCAGAGATCTATGTTTGCTCCTCAACTTGCTGCTGTAAGATAGAGGAAGTTTCTTTGATTTAACAACACATTGACGGCATAGGACATAGTTTCTTGCTCAAAACCGCGTACTTCTACGTAGACCCATTCTATTATAAATTCCTCCATTCTTTTATACATGTACTAAATACTGATAACTTCATATGGGGTTATGATATTTATCAAAAGATTTCCAAAAGACATAGAAGTCAACACATGAAATTATTGACTGGAACACTTACATTCTATAACATCTTAGCGAATCAAACAGTAATTCTCTTGGTCCTGGGACAATGCATAACCCACCATGCTGAAATGTTAAACTACATTTCCTGAAATATTAAAGTACTATGAGAAAGCAGTAATCATTACGAACATTGTTATTACATGCCTTCTAGAGAAGGGCCATAAATttagaaaagaaataatttcattttcagTCAGTTCAATCAATTATATGGGGGATTCATTCCCAACGGACAATTTAGTAGATAAGAGGATACAGCTTCCCGGTTGGATTTCCGTTCGCCTCTTAACTATGTGCAAAAATGTCTATATATCTAGCTTTGGAAATGCTAATTACTGATCTATCATCCGCAATCTGTACTAGAACCTGACTAATCTTTCAGAATACATTGGCGATGAAGCCGGTAGTTTCTTCTTGGCCCTCAATGATTAAATCAAGAGTGATTCTTTACCTGTTGTCACAACGACTTATTAGTTGTTCATGCTGACATATCCACCCTACCAATTTGGGTATGTCCCATAGGTACAACTACATGTGATTATGAGGTCATTTTTACTTATCCAGATACTGTCTGGTGCAGGTTGCTATATGCATTCAATACTCAACCATGGATAACAAGTTTTAATTTGTCCTCATGTGACTGCAAAGACCTGTTATTCATTATTTAATCTTgtatttagtgataaatattTGCTTTCTAATAAAAATGCAATAAGCAGATATTCTTCGATGTGTCTTAAGATAAAACATCAGATTTTGATGCCTTAATTTGCTGTTATATGGTTGAGCAATGTTATTCAACTCTTTCCTGTCTCCACACTGCCTTGTTGctaaaatgaaatggaagaaaGGCCTATATATCATGTACTACAACAGAATCTGTTATTTATCAATATTAGGGATTCTTTTTCAACCTCAATATT is a window of Lycium ferocissimum isolate CSIRO_LF1 unplaced genomic scaffold, AGI_CSIRO_Lferr_CH_V1 ctg17893, whole genome shotgun sequence DNA encoding:
- the LOC132042786 gene encoding auxin-induced protein 15A-like, whose product is MRNHLKTIFHHAKHNILLRRGSTATTSSTSTKLTDVPKGHMAVYVGENHNNKHRFVVPVSCLKHPSFQDLLRHAEEEYLFDYPTGGLTIPCSETEFLYITSHLNVITN